The Serratia rhizosphaerae genome has a segment encoding these proteins:
- the truD gene encoding tRNA pseudouridine(13) synthase TruD gives MDMANLTWLHGQPQASGVLKANPEDFVVVEDLGFTPDGEGEHLLVNIRKNGCNTQFVADYLARFAGVHGRAVSYAGLKDRHAVTEQWFCLHLPGKETPDLARFELEGCEVLAAARHRRKLRIGTLKGNGFTLVLRHISDRDDVERRLQAIAADGVPNYFGSQRFGHGGNNLTMARRWANDEIRVKERNKRSFYLSASRSALFNLVTSTRLANQQQRSVLEGDALQLSGRGSWFVAKADELENVQQRVNDGELLITAPLPGDGEPGTAGAALDFEQQCLAQQPQLLSLLKRERVDPARRALLLQPQNMQWNWWDDVTVELRFWLPAGSFATSVVREIMQQDNRDADITE, from the coding sequence ATGGATATGGCAAACCTGACCTGGCTGCACGGCCAGCCGCAGGCCAGCGGCGTGCTGAAGGCCAACCCGGAAGATTTCGTGGTGGTGGAAGATCTGGGCTTTACGCCGGACGGCGAGGGCGAGCATCTGCTGGTCAATATTCGCAAAAACGGCTGCAATACGCAGTTTGTCGCCGACTATCTGGCGCGTTTTGCCGGCGTTCACGGACGCGCGGTCAGCTATGCCGGCCTGAAAGACCGTCACGCGGTGACCGAGCAGTGGTTCTGCCTGCACCTGCCGGGCAAGGAAACGCCCGATCTCGCCCGTTTTGAGCTGGAAGGCTGCGAAGTGCTCGCCGCCGCTCGTCATCGCCGTAAACTGCGCATTGGCACGCTGAAAGGCAACGGCTTTACGCTGGTGCTGCGCCATATCAGCGATCGTGACGACGTAGAGCGTCGTCTGCAGGCGATTGCCGCGGACGGCGTGCCGAACTATTTCGGCAGCCAGCGCTTTGGCCACGGCGGTAATAATCTGACGATGGCGCGCCGCTGGGCCAATGACGAGATCCGCGTTAAAGAACGCAACAAGCGCAGCTTTTACCTTTCCGCCAGCCGCAGCGCCCTGTTTAATCTGGTGACGTCGACGCGGCTGGCCAATCAGCAGCAGCGCAGCGTGCTGGAAGGTGATGCGTTGCAACTGAGCGGACGCGGCAGCTGGTTTGTCGCCAAGGCGGATGAGCTGGAGAATGTGCAGCAGCGTGTGAATGACGGTGAACTGCTGATTACCGCGCCGCTGCCGGGAGATGGCGAGCCTGGCACCGCCGGCGCCGCGCTGGATTTTGAACAACAGTGCTTGGCGCAGCAGCCACAATTGCTTAGTCTCTTAAAGCGTGAGCGCGTAGACCCTGCCAGACGCGCTTTGCTGTTGCAGCCGCAGAATATGCAATGGAACTGGTGGGATGATGTCACCGTTGAACTGCGTTTTTGGCTGCCGGCCGGCAGTTTCGCCACCAGCGTAGTTCGCGAGATTATGCAGCAGGATAACCGTGATGCGGATATTACTGAGTAA
- the ispF gene encoding 2-C-methyl-D-erythritol 2,4-cyclodiphosphate synthase, with translation MRIGHGFDVHKFGGEGPLVIGGVRIPYEQGLLAHSDGDVALHAATDALLGAAALGDIGKLFPDTDPSFKGADSRELLREAWRRIRAKGYRLGNLDVTIIAQAPKMAPHIPQMRVFLAEDLQCHMDDVNVKATTTEKLGFTGRGEGIACEAVALLIKE, from the coding sequence ATGCGAATCGGTCACGGTTTTGATGTACATAAATTCGGCGGCGAAGGCCCGCTGGTGATCGGTGGCGTCCGCATTCCTTACGAACAAGGTTTGCTGGCCCATTCCGACGGTGATGTGGCGCTGCACGCCGCTACCGACGCGCTGCTGGGCGCTGCCGCGCTGGGCGATATCGGCAAGCTGTTCCCGGATACCGATCCGTCCTTTAAAGGCGCCGACAGCCGTGAACTGCTGCGTGAAGCCTGGCGCCGTATCCGCGCCAAAGGCTACCGTTTGGGCAACCTGGACGTCACGATTATCGCTCAGGCGCCGAAAATGGCGCCGCATATCCCGCAGATGCGCGTTTTCCTGGCGGAAGATCTGCAGTGCCATATGGATGACGTCAACGTTAAGGCGACCACTACGGAAAAACTGGGGTTCACCGGCCGTGGCGAAGGGATTGCCTGCGAAGCGGTTGCCTTGTTAATCAAGGAGTAA
- the ispD gene encoding 2-C-methyl-D-erythritol 4-phosphate cytidylyltransferase, producing the protein MNHSAGSLPQVVAVLPAAGIGSRMQTDCPKQYLTIGNQTILEHAIHALLRHPRVRQAIVAIGPDDGHFSRLPIARDPRVVVTVGGQQRADSVMAGLQLAGDAEWVLVHDAARPCLHADDLERLLAITEHSKVGGILAAPVRDTMKRAESGVAAIAHTVERQDLWHALTPQLFPQALLKQCLQRAMDEGANVTDEASALEHCGYHPLLVAGRADNIKVTRPEDLRLAAFYLTQLNQ; encoded by the coding sequence ATGAATCACTCCGCAGGCTCCTTGCCGCAGGTGGTTGCCGTACTGCCGGCGGCAGGCATTGGCAGCCGTATGCAAACAGATTGCCCAAAGCAGTACCTCACCATCGGCAACCAAACTATTCTTGAACATGCGATCCACGCTTTGCTGCGTCATCCGCGTGTCCGTCAGGCGATCGTGGCCATCGGCCCGGACGATGGCCACTTTTCCCGTTTACCGATTGCCCGCGATCCGCGGGTGGTGGTGACGGTCGGCGGCCAGCAGCGCGCGGATTCGGTGATGGCCGGCCTGCAGCTGGCGGGCGACGCCGAATGGGTGCTGGTGCACGACGCCGCGCGTCCGTGTCTGCATGCCGACGATCTTGAGCGTCTGCTGGCGATTACCGAACACAGTAAAGTGGGCGGTATTCTCGCTGCGCCGGTGCGCGATACCATGAAACGGGCGGAAAGCGGGGTTGCGGCCATCGCCCATACGGTGGAGCGCCAGGACTTATGGCACGCGCTGACGCCGCAGCTCTTCCCGCAGGCGCTGTTGAAACAGTGCCTGCAGCGGGCGATGGATGAAGGGGCGAACGTCACCGATGAAGCCTCGGCGCTGGAGCATTGCGGCTACCATCCGCTGCTGGTGGCGGGACGCGCCGATAATATTAAAGTGACGCGGCCGGAAGATTTACGGCTGGCGGCGTTTTATTTAACCCAGTTGAACCAATAG
- the ftsB gene encoding cell division protein FtsB, translated as MGKLTLLLLALLGWLQYSLWLGKNGVHDYVRVNDDVAVQQGSNAKLKARNDQLFAEIDDLNGGQEAIEERARNELGMIKPGETFYRLVPDQARRGVTPSSQNNVK; from the coding sequence ATGGGAAAACTTACGCTACTATTGTTGGCATTGCTTGGCTGGTTACAGTATTCGCTGTGGCTGGGCAAGAATGGGGTTCACGATTACGTGCGGGTCAATGACGATGTTGCAGTCCAGCAGGGCAGCAACGCCAAGTTGAAAGCGCGTAACGATCAGTTGTTCGCCGAAATCGACGATCTTAACGGTGGTCAGGAAGCGATTGAAGAGCGCGCGCGTAACGAACTGGGCATGATCAAGCCCGGAGAAACTTTCTATCGTCTGGTTCCTGACCAAGCCAGACGCGGCGTGACGCCTTCCTCGCAAAACAACGTAAAATAA
- a CDS encoding basic amino acid ABC transporter substrate-binding protein: MLKHLLLMAACLTAGFSAAAETTYVVGSGGTYRPFEFENSNKQLEGFDIDIIKAVAAAEGFKIKLVNTPWEGIFATLNTGDRDIIISGITITDKRKQMVEFSAPYFPAEQAIVVPKDSTVDAIAALKALKVGVVNSSTGDIVVSDVLGKNNTAIKRFDNTPLMLQELYEDGIGAAVGDVGVAKFYIKTHPEKQFKLVSDAKFERQYFGIAVAKGNDELRDKINAGLKKIIADGTYAKIYQTWFDNNVPTLPAQ, encoded by the coding sequence ATGTTAAAACACTTGCTGCTGATGGCAGCCTGCCTGACCGCCGGCTTTTCCGCCGCGGCTGAAACCACCTACGTCGTCGGTTCCGGCGGCACCTACCGCCCGTTCGAGTTCGAAAACAGCAATAAACAGCTGGAAGGTTTTGATATTGACATCATCAAAGCCGTCGCGGCGGCCGAAGGCTTCAAGATCAAACTGGTCAATACGCCGTGGGAAGGCATCTTCGCCACGTTGAACACCGGCGATCGTGACATCATTATCTCCGGCATTACCATTACCGATAAGCGCAAACAGATGGTGGAATTCTCCGCGCCGTACTTCCCGGCGGAGCAGGCGATTGTGGTGCCGAAGGATTCAACGGTCGACGCCATCGCCGCGCTGAAGGCGCTGAAAGTCGGCGTGGTCAACTCCAGCACCGGCGATATCGTGGTATCCGACGTGCTGGGGAAAAACAACACCGCCATCAAGCGTTTCGACAACACGCCGCTGATGCTGCAAGAGCTGTATGAAGACGGCATCGGCGCGGCAGTCGGCGACGTCGGCGTCGCCAAGTTCTATATCAAAACGCATCCGGAAAAGCAGTTCAAGCTGGTGTCCGACGCCAAGTTTGAACGGCAGTATTTCGGCATTGCCGTCGCCAAAGGCAACGATGAACTGCGCGACAAGATCAACGCCGGCCTGAAAAAAATCATCGCCGACGGCACCTACGCCAAAATCTACCAGACCTGGTTTGACAACAACGTCCCCACGCTGCCGGCCCAATAA
- a CDS encoding amino acid ABC transporter permease, translated as MEGAWMTIKCTIICVLLGTTWGLLLGLGRLAQAPHGVWKPILHYGVQWPVRIYISAFRGTPLFVQIMVVHFALVPLFINPRDGLLVVGGIMSSDFARELRADYGAFLSCVVAITLNAGAYVSEIFRAGIQSIDRGQMEASRSLGMSYGKTMRKVILPQAFRRMLPPLGNNAIAIVKDSSLASAIGLADLAYAARTVSGAYATYWEPYLTISLVYWVITFLLSLMVQHLEKRFGKSDSRT; from the coding sequence ATGGAAGGCGCCTGGATGACCATCAAATGCACCATTATCTGCGTCCTGCTGGGCACCACCTGGGGCCTGCTCCTCGGTTTAGGCCGGCTGGCGCAGGCGCCGCACGGCGTCTGGAAACCCATTTTGCACTACGGCGTTCAATGGCCGGTGCGTATCTATATCAGCGCCTTCCGCGGCACGCCGCTGTTCGTGCAGATCATGGTGGTGCACTTCGCCCTGGTGCCGCTGTTTATCAATCCGCGCGACGGACTGCTGGTCGTCGGCGGCATTATGAGCAGCGATTTTGCCCGCGAGCTGCGCGCCGATTACGGCGCTTTCCTGTCCTGCGTGGTAGCGATTACGCTCAACGCCGGCGCCTATGTGTCCGAAATTTTCCGCGCCGGGATCCAGTCTATCGACCGTGGGCAGATGGAGGCCTCGCGCTCGCTCGGCATGAGCTACGGCAAAACCATGCGCAAAGTCATTTTGCCGCAGGCGTTTCGCCGCATGCTGCCGCCGCTGGGCAATAACGCCATCGCCATCGTGAAGGATTCCTCGCTGGCCTCTGCCATCGGCCTGGCCGATCTGGCCTACGCGGCGCGCACCGTATCCGGCGCCTACGCCACCTACTGGGAACCCTATCTGACCATCTCGCTGGTCTATTGGGTCATCACCTTCTTGCTGTCGCTGATGGTGCAACATCTGGAAAAGAGGTTCGGGAAAAGTGATTCGCGTACATAA
- a CDS encoding amino acid ABC transporter ATP-binding protein, protein MIRVHNLQKQFGPTHVLRGIDCQIAANEVVCVIGPSGSGKSTFLRCLNALESLSGGEIEVNSFAIHDRKTDLNKMRASVGMVFQRFNLFPHMTVLENIIMAPMDVKRLSRADATRQAETLLRKVGLLDKIDAYPGSLSGGQQQRVAIARALAMEPKVMLFDEPTSALDPELVGEVLAVIKALAHEGMTMVVVTHEMAFAREVADRVLFIDQGVIQEEGTPQQIFSQPANPRTQAFLSKVL, encoded by the coding sequence GTGATTCGCGTACATAATCTGCAAAAACAGTTTGGCCCCACCCATGTGCTGCGCGGCATTGACTGCCAGATTGCCGCCAACGAAGTGGTGTGCGTCATCGGCCCGTCCGGCTCCGGCAAAAGCACCTTCCTGCGCTGCCTAAACGCGCTGGAAAGCCTGTCCGGCGGCGAAATCGAGGTTAACAGCTTCGCGATTCACGATCGGAAGACCGATCTCAATAAAATGCGCGCCAGCGTCGGCATGGTATTCCAACGCTTTAACCTGTTCCCGCATATGACCGTGCTGGAAAATATTATTATGGCGCCGATGGACGTGAAACGACTCTCCCGCGCCGACGCCACGCGGCAGGCCGAAACGTTGCTGCGCAAGGTCGGTCTGCTGGATAAAATCGACGCCTATCCCGGCAGTCTGTCCGGCGGCCAGCAGCAGCGGGTGGCGATTGCCCGCGCGCTGGCCATGGAGCCGAAAGTCATGCTGTTCGACGAACCGACCTCCGCGCTCGACCCGGAGCTGGTCGGCGAAGTGCTGGCGGTGATCAAGGCGCTGGCCCATGAAGGCATGACCATGGTGGTGGTGACGCACGAAATGGCATTTGCCCGCGAAGTGGCGGATCGGGTGCTGTTTATCGATCAGGGCGTCATTCAGGAGGAGGGAACGCCGCAGCAGATTTTCAGCCAGCCGGCCAACCCGCGTACTCAGGCGTTTTTAAGCAAAGTTTTGTAA
- a CDS encoding DUF3561 family protein — protein sequence MQNVSPVVIDSTSEKEEPSYSFLGGVSGFVFYWLAFTLPFLVYGSNTLFFLLYTWPFFLALMPVSVLIGITLSMLLRGRLILTLLLTGVAVLCLFWLVFSLLSGW from the coding sequence ATGCAAAATGTCTCGCCCGTCGTGATTGATTCAACATCAGAGAAAGAAGAACCTTCTTACTCGTTTCTCGGTGGCGTCAGCGGTTTCGTTTTCTATTGGCTGGCGTTTACGCTGCCGTTCCTGGTCTATGGCTCCAACACGCTGTTTTTCCTGCTGTATACCTGGCCTTTCTTCCTGGCTTTAATGCCGGTGTCGGTCCTGATCGGCATCACGCTCAGCATGCTGCTGCGCGGACGCCTGATTTTGACGCTGTTGCTGACCGGCGTTGCGGTGCTTTGCCTGTTCTGGCTGGTATTCAGTCTGCTGAGCGGTTGGTAA
- the cysC gene encoding adenylyl-sulfate kinase, with product MAEREQRPTGPDDENVVWHPHAVTRADRETRNGHRGVVLWFTGLSGSGKSTVAGALEQALHAMGVRTYLLDGDNVRHGLCRDLGFSDDDRRENIRRVGEMAKLMVDAGLVVLTAFISPHRAERQMVRDMLDDGQFVEVFVDTPLAICEARDPKGLYKKARAGELRNFTGIDAVYQAPEAADIHLNGEQLVTNLVAQLLDVLRGQAIIKP from the coding sequence GTGGCCGAGCGTGAACAGCGGCCGACCGGGCCGGACGATGAAAACGTGGTGTGGCATCCGCATGCGGTAACGCGTGCGGACCGCGAAACGCGCAATGGCCATCGCGGCGTGGTGTTGTGGTTTACCGGGCTGTCCGGCTCGGGAAAATCCACCGTGGCCGGCGCGCTGGAGCAGGCGCTGCACGCGATGGGCGTGCGCACCTATCTGCTTGACGGCGATAACGTGCGCCACGGGCTATGCCGCGATCTGGGCTTCTCGGATGATGACCGGCGTGAGAATATCCGCCGGGTCGGTGAAATGGCGAAGCTGATGGTGGATGCCGGCCTGGTGGTGCTGACCGCGTTTATTTCTCCGCACCGCGCCGAACGGCAAATGGTGCGTGACATGCTGGACGACGGCCAGTTTGTCGAGGTGTTTGTCGACACGCCGCTGGCCATCTGTGAAGCGCGCGATCCGAAGGGCTTATACAAAAAAGCCCGCGCCGGCGAGCTGCGCAATTTCACCGGCATCGACGCGGTTTATCAGGCGCCGGAGGCGGCAGATATCCACCTGAATGGCGAACAATTGGTAACAAATTTGGTTGCGCAATTGTTAGACGTGCTGCGTGGTCAGGCTATTATCAAACCCTGA
- the cysN gene encoding sulfate adenylyltransferase subunit CysN, with amino-acid sequence MNNVIAQQIAEQGGVEAYLHAQQHKSLLRFLTCGSVDDGKSTLIGRLLHDTRQIYEDQLSTLHTDSKRLGTQGEKLDLALLVDGLQAEREQGITIDVAYRYFSTEKRKFIIADTPGHEQYTRNMATGASTCDLAILLIDARKGVLDQTRRHSFIATLLGIRHLVVAVNKMDLVDYSEQVFEQFKQDYLTFAQQLPNDLDIKFVPLSALDGDNVAGQSANMPWYSGPTLLEVLESVEVIGRSEAQPLRFPVQYVNRPNLDFRGYAGTLSAGKAHVGQRVKVLPSGVESSIARIVTFDGDLQEAVPGEAVTLVLQDEVDISRGDLLVAADDDLQAAQSALVDVVWMAEQPLQPGQSYDIKVAGKKTRARVEAIRHQVEINSLAQYQTDSLPLNGIGLVALTFDEPLVLDSYQSNPDTGGMIIIDRLSNVTVGAGLIREAQQTTTAAAGEFSAFELELNALVRKHFPHWGARDLLGGR; translated from the coding sequence ATGAACAACGTAATTGCACAACAAATCGCCGAGCAGGGCGGGGTGGAAGCCTATTTGCATGCGCAGCAGCATAAGAGCCTGCTGCGCTTCCTGACCTGCGGCAGCGTCGATGATGGCAAAAGCACCCTGATTGGCCGCCTGCTGCACGATACCCGTCAGATTTATGAAGATCAGCTGTCTACGCTGCACACCGACAGCAAACGTCTGGGCACGCAGGGCGAAAAGCTCGACCTGGCGCTGCTGGTGGATGGCCTGCAGGCAGAACGCGAGCAGGGCATCACGATCGACGTGGCCTATCGCTATTTCTCCACCGAGAAGCGCAAATTTATCATCGCCGATACGCCGGGGCATGAGCAGTACACCCGTAATATGGCCACCGGCGCATCGACCTGCGATCTGGCGATTTTGCTGATTGACGCGCGTAAAGGCGTGCTGGACCAGACGCGCCGCCACAGCTTTATCGCCACGCTGTTGGGTATTCGTCACCTGGTGGTGGCGGTCAACAAAATGGATCTGGTGGATTACAGCGAGCAGGTGTTTGAACAGTTTAAACAGGACTACCTGACGTTTGCCCAGCAGTTGCCAAACGATCTCGACATCAAGTTTGTGCCGCTGTCGGCGCTGGACGGCGATAACGTTGCCGGCCAGAGCGCCAACATGCCCTGGTACAGCGGTCCGACGCTGCTGGAAGTGTTGGAGAGCGTGGAGGTGATTGGCCGTTCGGAAGCCCAGCCGCTGCGTTTCCCGGTGCAGTACGTGAACCGCCCGAACCTGGATTTCCGCGGCTATGCCGGCACACTGTCTGCCGGCAAGGCGCACGTCGGGCAGCGGGTAAAAGTGCTGCCTTCCGGCGTGGAGTCCAGCATTGCGCGCATCGTCACCTTTGACGGTGACCTGCAGGAAGCGGTGCCGGGCGAGGCGGTGACGCTGGTGCTGCAGGACGAAGTGGATATCAGCCGCGGCGATCTGCTGGTGGCGGCCGATGATGACCTGCAGGCGGCGCAAAGCGCGCTGGTGGATGTGGTCTGGATGGCGGAACAGCCGCTGCAGCCGGGGCAGAGCTATGATATCAAGGTGGCCGGCAAGAAAACCCGCGCCCGGGTGGAGGCGATTCGCCATCAGGTAGAAATCAACTCGTTGGCGCAGTATCAGACCGACAGCCTGCCGCTGAACGGCATCGGCCTGGTGGCGCTGACCTTTGATGAACCGCTGGTGCTCGACAGCTACCAGAGCAACCCGGATACCGGCGGCATGATCATTATCGACCGTCTGAGCAACGTCACCGTCGGCGCCGGCCTGATCCGTGAGGCGCAGCAGACAACCACTGCCGCCGCCGGCGAGTTCAGCGCGTTTGAGCTGGAGCTGAATGCGTTGGTGCGCAAGCACTTCCCGCACTGGGGCGCGCGCGACCTGCTCGGAGGCCGGTAA
- the cysD gene encoding sulfate adenylyltransferase subunit CysD, which translates to MDEKRLTHLRQLEAESIHIIREVAAEFSNPVMLYSIGKDSSVMLHLARKAFYPGTLPFPLLHVDTGWKFQEMYQFRDRTAKEYGFELLVHKNPEGVAMGINPFVHGSAKHTDIMKTEGLKQALNKYGFDAAFGGARRDEEKSRAKERIYSFRDRFHRWDPKNQRPELWHNYNGQINKGESIRVFPLSNWTELDIWQYIFLENIDIVPLYLAKPRPVLERDGMLMMVDDDRIDLQPGEVISQRMVRFRTLGCWPLTGAVESSAETLPEIIEEMLVSTTSERQGRMIDRDQSGSMELKKRQGYF; encoded by the coding sequence ATGGACGAAAAACGACTCACTCACTTGCGGCAATTGGAGGCGGAGAGTATCCATATCATCCGTGAAGTTGCCGCTGAATTCAGCAACCCGGTGATGCTGTACTCCATAGGTAAAGACTCTTCGGTGATGCTGCATCTGGCGCGCAAGGCCTTCTATCCGGGCACCCTGCCGTTCCCGCTGCTGCACGTGGATACCGGCTGGAAATTCCAGGAGATGTATCAGTTCCGCGACCGCACGGCGAAAGAGTACGGTTTTGAGCTGCTGGTGCATAAAAACCCGGAAGGGGTGGCGATGGGGATTAACCCGTTTGTGCACGGCAGCGCCAAGCATACCGATATCATGAAAACCGAAGGCCTGAAGCAGGCGCTGAACAAATACGGTTTTGACGCTGCCTTTGGCGGCGCGCGGCGCGATGAGGAAAAATCCCGCGCCAAAGAGCGTATTTACTCATTCCGCGACCGTTTCCACCGCTGGGATCCGAAAAACCAGCGTCCGGAGCTGTGGCACAACTACAACGGCCAGATTAACAAAGGGGAAAGCATCCGCGTATTCCCGCTGTCGAACTGGACCGAGCTGGACATCTGGCAGTACATCTTCCTGGAAAATATCGACATCGTGCCGCTGTATCTGGCGAAGCCGCGTCCGGTGCTGGAGCGTGACGGCATGCTGATGATGGTGGATGACGACCGTATCGATCTGCAGCCGGGCGAAGTGATCAGCCAGCGCATGGTGCGCTTCCGCACGCTGGGCTGCTGGCCGCTGACCGGCGCGGTGGAGTCCTCGGCGGAAACGCTGCCGGAAATCATCGAGGAGATGCTGGTCTCCACCACCAGCGAACGTCAGGGCCGTATGATTGACCGCGATCAGTCTGGCTCGATGGAGCTGAAAAAGCGTCAAGGGTATTTCTAA
- the cysG gene encoding siroheme synthase CysG: MDYLPIFADLKQRPVLVVGGGEVAARKVELLARAGAEIRIVAQSLSPELEQHRQSGRINWLGQAFAPHQLDEVFLVIAATDDAALNAQVYAEADKRRLLANVVDDQPRCSFIFPSIVDRSPLMVAVSSGGKAPVLARMLREKLEALLPASLGTMAQLAGGFRARVKQQLSSIGARRRFWEKSLNGRFATLAANKQPQQAQQQLEQDLAAFAAGDEASQGEIALVGAGPGDVGLLTLRGLQVMQQADVVLYDHLVSDEILDLVRRDAERICVGKRAGAHLVIQEETNRLLVELAQQGKRVVRLKGGDPFIFGRGGEELQVAAAAGIPFQVVPGVTAAAGATAYAGIPLTHRDHAQSVTFITGHCRPDGDGLDWADLARARQTLAIYMGTMKAADISQRLIAHGREAQTPVAVISRGTRADQQVLIGTLQQLEQLAQQAPLPALLVIGEVVELHHQIAWFGHQPQTDGAARPAVVNLA, translated from the coding sequence GGGCTGAAATACGGATAGTTGCGCAGTCGCTCTCACCGGAACTTGAACAGCATCGCCAGTCTGGACGCATCAACTGGCTGGGGCAGGCGTTTGCGCCGCACCAGCTGGATGAGGTGTTTCTGGTGATCGCCGCAACCGACGACGCCGCGCTGAACGCCCAGGTTTATGCCGAGGCGGATAAGCGCCGCTTGCTGGCCAACGTGGTGGACGATCAGCCGCGTTGCTCATTTATTTTTCCGTCGATTGTTGACCGTTCACCGCTGATGGTGGCGGTGTCATCCGGCGGCAAGGCGCCGGTGCTGGCGCGGATGCTGCGTGAAAAGCTGGAGGCGCTGCTGCCGGCCAGCCTTGGCACCATGGCGCAACTGGCCGGCGGTTTTCGCGCACGGGTAAAGCAGCAGCTGAGTTCGATCGGCGCACGTCGTCGTTTCTGGGAGAAATCTCTTAACGGCCGCTTTGCCACGCTGGCGGCCAATAAGCAGCCGCAGCAGGCGCAGCAACAGCTGGAGCAAGACCTGGCCGCTTTTGCCGCCGGCGATGAGGCGTCACAGGGCGAGATTGCGCTGGTCGGCGCCGGGCCGGGCGACGTCGGTCTGCTGACCTTACGCGGCCTGCAGGTGATGCAGCAGGCCGACGTGGTGCTGTACGACCACCTGGTGAGCGACGAGATCCTCGATCTGGTGCGTCGCGATGCGGAACGCATCTGCGTAGGCAAACGTGCCGGCGCGCATCTGGTGATCCAGGAAGAGACCAACCGCCTGCTGGTGGAACTGGCGCAGCAGGGTAAACGCGTGGTGCGCCTGAAGGGCGGCGATCCGTTTATCTTTGGCCGCGGCGGGGAAGAGCTGCAGGTTGCGGCGGCGGCGGGGATCCCGTTTCAGGTGGTGCCGGGCGTCACGGCGGCAGCCGGTGCGACGGCCTATGCCGGCATCCCGCTGACCCACCGCGATCATGCGCAGAGCGTGACCTTTATCACCGGCCACTGTCGTCCCGATGGCGACGGGTTGGACTGGGCCGACCTGGCGCGTGCGCGCCAGACGCTGGCGATTTATATGGGCACCATGAAGGCGGCGGATATCAGCCAGCGTCTGATTGCCCATGGCCGCGAGGCGCAGACCCCGGTGGCGGTGATCAGCCGCGGCACGCGTGCTGACCAGCAGGTGCTGATCGGCACGCTGCAGCAGTTGGAACAATTAGCCCAGCAGGCGCCGTTGCCGGCGCTACTGGTGATTGGCGAAGTGGTGGAACTGCACCATCAAATCGCCTGGTTTGGGCATCAACCTCAGACGGACGGGGCTGCGCGTCCCGCCGTAGTGAATTTGGCTTAA